Proteins from a single region of Pseudomonas sp. 10S4:
- a CDS encoding carbohydrate ABC transporter permease, whose translation MTSFAAKPSISLSRIAIYAVLILAVFLYLIPLVVMLLTSFKTPEDINTGNLLSWPTVVSGIGWVKAWATVDGYFWNSIKITVPAVLISTAIGALNGYVLSMWRFRGSQLFFGLLLFGCFLPFQTVLLPASFTLGKMGLASTTTGLVFVHVVYGLAFTTLFFRNYYVSVPDALVKAARLDGAGFFTIFRLIILPMSTPIIMVCLIWQFTQIWNDFLFGVVFSSGDSQPITVALNNLVNTSTGAKEYNVDMAAAMIAGLPTLLVYVVAGKYFVRGLTAGAVKG comes from the coding sequence ATGACTAGTTTCGCCGCGAAACCTTCCATCAGCCTGAGTCGCATCGCGATCTACGCGGTGCTGATCCTTGCGGTATTTCTTTACCTGATACCGCTGGTGGTCATGCTGTTGACCAGTTTCAAGACGCCGGAAGACATCAACACCGGCAACCTGCTGAGCTGGCCGACCGTGGTCAGCGGCATTGGCTGGGTCAAGGCCTGGGCCACGGTCGACGGGTATTTCTGGAACTCGATCAAGATCACCGTCCCGGCGGTTTTGATCTCCACGGCCATCGGTGCGCTGAACGGCTATGTGCTGTCGATGTGGCGCTTTCGTGGGTCGCAGCTGTTCTTCGGCCTGTTGCTGTTCGGTTGCTTCCTGCCGTTCCAGACAGTCCTGCTGCCAGCCTCGTTCACCCTCGGCAAAATGGGCCTGGCCAGCACCACCACCGGCCTGGTGTTTGTGCACGTGGTCTACGGCCTGGCGTTCACCACGCTGTTTTTCCGTAACTACTACGTCAGCGTTCCGGATGCGTTGGTGAAAGCGGCGCGGCTGGATGGCGCGGGTTTCTTCACCATCTTCCGTTTGATCATCCTGCCGATGTCCACCCCGATCATCATGGTCTGCCTGATCTGGCAGTTCACCCAGATCTGGAACGACTTCCTGTTCGGCGTGGTGTTCTCCAGCGGTGACTCGCAACCCATCACAGTGGCGCTGAATAACTTGGTCAACACCAGTACCGGTGCCAAGGAATACAACGTTGATATGGCGGCGGCGATGATCGCCGGGCTGCCGACCCTGCTGGTCTATGTGGTCGCAGGCAAGTATTTCGTGCGCGGGCTGACGGCCGGCGCAGTCAAGGGGTAA
- a CDS encoding MurR/RpiR family transcriptional regulator yields the protein MRNLLEQIQSRLEDLNKAERKVAEVILLNPQQATRFSIAALAQASKVSEPTVNRFCRSFGVSGYPELKLQLAQSLASGAAYVSRAVEADDNPEAYTQKIFGSAIASLDSALQALDPSLISRAVDLLIQARQIHFFGLGASAPVALDAQHKFFRFNLAVTAHADVLMQRMIASVAHTGELFVIISYTGRTRELVEVARIARANGASVLGLTAEGSPLAKASTLSLNIPLPEDTDIYMPMTSRIIQLTVLDVLATGMTLRRGVDFQPHLRKIKESLNASRYPVGDEFN from the coding sequence GTGCGAAATTTACTGGAACAAATCCAGAGTCGCCTTGAAGACCTGAACAAGGCCGAACGCAAAGTCGCCGAAGTGATCCTGCTCAACCCACAGCAGGCCACCCGGTTCAGCATTGCCGCCCTCGCCCAGGCCTCAAAGGTCAGCGAGCCGACGGTCAACCGTTTCTGCCGCTCATTCGGCGTCAGCGGCTACCCGGAACTCAAACTGCAACTGGCCCAGAGCCTGGCCAGTGGCGCGGCGTATGTCAGCCGTGCGGTTGAGGCCGATGACAATCCTGAAGCCTACACCCAGAAGATCTTCGGCAGCGCCATCGCCTCGCTGGACAGTGCTTTGCAGGCCCTGGACCCAAGCCTGATCAGCCGCGCCGTCGACCTGCTGATCCAGGCCCGGCAGATCCACTTTTTCGGCCTCGGTGCTTCGGCCCCGGTGGCGCTGGATGCGCAGCACAAGTTCTTCCGTTTCAATCTGGCCGTTACCGCCCACGCCGATGTGCTGATGCAACGGATGATTGCCTCCGTGGCGCACACCGGCGAGTTGTTCGTGATTATTTCCTACACCGGCCGCACCCGCGAACTGGTGGAAGTGGCGCGCATCGCCCGGGCGAACGGTGCTTCGGTGCTGGGTTTGACCGCCGAAGGTTCGCCATTGGCCAAGGCCAGTACCCTGAGCTTGAACATTCCGCTGCCAGAAGACACCGACATCTATATGCCGATGACGTCGCGGATTATTCAACTGACCGTGCTGGACGTGTTGGCGACCGGCATGACCTTGCGCCGCGGGGTGGATTTCCAGCCGCATTTGCGCAAGATCAAAGAGAGTTTGAATGCAAGCCGATATCCGGTGGGTGACGAGTTCAACTAG
- a CDS encoding bifunctional 4-hydroxy-2-oxoglutarate aldolase/2-dehydro-3-deoxy-phosphogluconate aldolase, which produces MTNTSPTVSMADKVALIDSLCAKARILPVITIAREQDILPLADALAAGGLTALEVTLRSQFGLKAIQILREQRPELVTGAGTVLDRTMLAAAERAGSQFIVTPGITRDLLEASVDSSIPLLPGISNASGIMEGYGLGYRRFKLFPAEVSGGVAAIKALGGPFGEVKFCPTGGVSPANIKSYMALKNVMCVGGSWMLDPEWIKNGDWARIQECTAEALALLD; this is translated from the coding sequence ATGACAAACACATCCCCGACCGTTTCCATGGCGGACAAAGTTGCCCTGATCGACAGCCTCTGCGCCAAAGCGCGGATTTTGCCGGTGATCACCATCGCTCGCGAACAGGACATTCTGCCTCTGGCCGACGCCCTGGCCGCCGGTGGCCTGACAGCCCTGGAAGTGACCCTGCGTTCGCAGTTCGGCCTCAAAGCCATCCAGATCTTGCGCGAGCAGCGTCCGGAACTGGTGACCGGTGCTGGCACCGTGCTTGACCGCACTATGTTGGCCGCCGCCGAAAGGGCCGGTTCGCAGTTCATCGTGACCCCGGGCATCACCCGTGACTTGCTCGAAGCCAGTGTCGACAGCTCGATCCCGCTGTTACCCGGCATCAGCAACGCCTCCGGCATCATGGAAGGCTATGGCCTGGGCTATCGCCGCTTCAAGCTGTTCCCGGCGGAAGTCAGCGGTGGCGTCGCGGCCATCAAGGCGTTGGGCGGTCCGTTCGGCGAAGTTAAATTCTGCCCGACTGGCGGCGTGAGCCCGGCCAATATCAAAAGCTACATGGCGTTGAAAAACGTGATGTGCGTGGGCGGTAGCTGGATGCTTGATCCGGAGTGGATCAAGAACGGCGACTGGGCCCGCATTCAGGAATGCACCGCCGAGGCCTTGGCGCTGCTGGACTGA
- the pgl gene encoding 6-phosphogluconolactonase has product MAISNLKLPQGVSAHEFKSPALLAEGLALSVAKQLSEAVDARGTATLVVSGGRSPVAFFQHLAKQTLDWSKVVVTLADERWVPVEHADSNAGLLKRYLLQGPASKAKFLSLYSATANLELAAEQADRLLAELPAIDVLILGMGDDGHTASLFPNSPNLADALKVDGSRRCWPMLAPTVPHQRLTMSLALLASAKNTVLSISGQSKLTTLSAALAGDDVAAMPIRAFLQPTLEIYWCP; this is encoded by the coding sequence ATGGCGATATCTAATTTGAAACTGCCTCAGGGCGTCAGCGCCCATGAGTTCAAGAGCCCGGCGTTGTTGGCCGAAGGCCTCGCGCTGAGCGTGGCCAAGCAACTGAGTGAGGCGGTCGACGCTCGCGGCACCGCGACCCTGGTGGTTTCCGGTGGTCGCAGCCCGGTAGCGTTCTTCCAGCATCTGGCCAAGCAGACGCTGGACTGGTCCAAGGTTGTCGTGACCCTGGCTGACGAGCGCTGGGTACCCGTCGAGCACGCCGACAGCAATGCTGGTTTGCTCAAGCGGTACTTGTTGCAAGGCCCGGCGTCGAAGGCGAAGTTTCTGAGCCTCTATAGCGCCACGGCCAACCTTGAACTGGCAGCCGAGCAGGCCGACCGTTTGCTCGCCGAACTACCGGCGATCGACGTACTAATCCTGGGCATGGGCGACGACGGTCACACCGCCTCGCTGTTCCCCAACAGCCCGAACCTGGCCGACGCCTTGAAAGTCGACGGCAGCCGTCGTTGCTGGCCGATGCTGGCGCCGACCGTGCCGCATCAGCGCCTGACCATGAGCCTGGCGCTGCTGGCTTCGGCGAAGAACACCGTTCTATCGATTTCCGGTCAGTCCAAGCTGACCACCCTGAGTGCCGCATTGGCCGGTGACGATGTCGCCGCCATGCCGATTCGCGCGTTTCTGCAACCTACGTTAGAGATTTACTGGTGCCCATGA
- the zwf gene encoding glucose-6-phosphate dehydrogenase, whose translation MPSITVEPCTFALFGALGDLALRKLFPALYQLDGAGLLHEDSRIIALAREPGSEQQHLAFIASELRRYVDAKELDEAVLERFLARLSYLHVDFLKADDYVALAEQAGTAQRVIAYFATPAAVYGAICDNLSKVGLTENTRVVLEKPIGSDLESSRKVNDAVAQFFPENRTYRIDHYLGKETVQNLIALRFANSLFETQWNQNYISHVEITVAEKVGIEGRWGYFDKAGQLRDMIQNHLLQLLCLIAMDPPADLSADSIRDEKVKVLKALAPISPEGLTTQVVRGQYIAGYSEGKPVPGYLEEPNSNTQSDTETFVALRADIRNWRWAGVPFYLRTGKRMPQKLSQIVIHFKEPSHYIFAPEQRLQISNKLIIRLQPDEGISLRVMTKEQGLDKGMQLRSGPLQLNFSDTYRSARIPDAYERLLLEVMRGNQNLFVRKDEIEAAWKWCDQLIAGWKKSGDAPKPYAAGSWGPMSSIALITRDGRSWYGDI comes from the coding sequence ATGCCTTCGATTACGGTTGAACCGTGCACCTTTGCCTTGTTCGGCGCCCTTGGCGATCTGGCCTTGCGCAAGCTGTTTCCTGCCCTTTATCAACTCGACGGCGCCGGCCTGTTGCACGAGGACTCGCGAATCATCGCGCTGGCCCGTGAACCCGGCAGCGAGCAGCAACACCTGGCGTTCATCGCCTCGGAGCTGCGCCGCTACGTCGACGCCAAAGAGCTGGACGAGGCCGTGCTCGAACGCTTCCTCGCTCGGTTGAGCTACCTGCACGTCGACTTCCTCAAGGCTGACGACTACGTCGCCCTGGCCGAACAGGCCGGGACCGCTCAGCGAGTCATTGCTTACTTCGCCACCCCGGCAGCGGTCTACGGCGCCATCTGCGACAACCTGTCGAAGGTCGGTCTGACTGAAAACACCCGTGTCGTTCTGGAAAAACCCATCGGTTCGGACCTGGAATCCTCGCGCAAGGTCAACGACGCTGTGGCGCAGTTCTTCCCGGAGAACCGCACCTACCGCATCGACCATTACCTGGGCAAAGAGACCGTCCAGAACCTGATCGCCCTGCGGTTTGCCAACAGTCTGTTCGAAACCCAGTGGAACCAGAATTACATCTCCCACGTGGAAATTACCGTGGCCGAGAAGGTCGGGATCGAAGGCCGCTGGGGTTACTTCGACAAGGCCGGCCAGCTGCGGGACATGATCCAGAATCACCTGCTGCAACTGCTCTGCCTGATCGCCATGGACCCACCGGCCGACCTGTCCGCCGACAGCATCCGTGACGAGAAAGTCAAAGTGCTCAAGGCGCTGGCGCCGATCAGTCCGGAAGGCCTGACCACTCAGGTCGTACGCGGTCAGTACATTGCCGGTTACAGCGAAGGCAAACCGGTGCCGGGTTATCTGGAAGAGCCGAATTCCAATACCCAGAGTGACACCGAAACCTTCGTCGCCCTGCGTGCCGACATCCGCAACTGGCGCTGGGCCGGCGTGCCGTTTTACTTGCGTACCGGCAAGCGCATGCCGCAGAAGCTGTCGCAGATCGTCATCCACTTCAAGGAGCCGTCGCACTACATCTTCGCTCCCGAGCAGCGCCTGCAAATCAGCAACAAGCTGATTATCCGCCTGCAACCGGACGAAGGCATCTCCTTGCGCGTGATGACCAAAGAACAAGGCCTGGACAAGGGCATGCAGCTGCGCAGCGGTCCGTTGCAGCTGAATTTTTCCGACACTTATCGCAGCGCGCGGATTCCCGATGCCTACGAGCGGTTGTTGCTGGAAGTGATGCGCGGCAATCAGAACCTGTTTGTCCGTAAAGATGAAATCGAAGCCGCGTGGAAGTGGTGTGACCAGTTGATCGCCGGGTGGAAAAAATCCGGTGATGCGCCCAAGCCGTACGCGGCCGGGTCCTGGGGGCCGATGAGCTCCATTGCACTGATCACGCGGGATGGGAGGTCGTGGTATGGCGATATCTAA
- a CDS encoding carbohydrate ABC transporter permease — protein MSSVAVFSKASPLDALQRWLPKLVLAPSMFIVLVGFYGYILWTFVLSFTTSTFLPTYKWAGLAQYQRLFENDRWWVASKNLAVFGGMFIGITLVIGVLLAVFLDQRIRREGFIRTIYLYPMALSMIVTGTAWKWLLNPGMGLDKLLRDWGWEGFRLDWLIDPDRVVYCLVIAAVWQASGFIMAMFLAGLRGVDQSIIRAAQIDGASMPRIYLKVVLPSLRPVFFSAVMILAHIAIKSFDLVAAMTAGGPGYSSDLPAMFMYSFTFSRGQMGMGSASAILMLGAILAIIVPYLYSELRTKRHD, from the coding sequence ATGAGTTCTGTTGCTGTGTTCAGCAAGGCCTCGCCGTTAGATGCACTGCAGCGCTGGCTCCCAAAACTGGTGCTGGCGCCTAGCATGTTCATCGTCCTGGTGGGCTTCTATGGCTATATCCTGTGGACGTTCGTCCTGTCGTTCACCACTTCGACCTTCCTGCCGACTTATAAATGGGCCGGTTTGGCGCAATACCAGCGGCTGTTCGAGAACGACCGTTGGTGGGTAGCAAGCAAGAACCTCGCGGTTTTCGGCGGCATGTTTATCGGCATCACCTTGGTGATCGGTGTGCTGCTGGCGGTGTTCCTGGATCAGCGCATTCGTCGCGAAGGTTTCATTCGCACCATTTACCTGTACCCGATGGCGCTCTCGATGATCGTCACCGGTACGGCCTGGAAATGGCTGCTCAACCCGGGCATGGGCCTGGACAAATTGCTGCGTGACTGGGGTTGGGAAGGCTTCCGCCTGGACTGGCTGATCGACCCGGATCGCGTTGTGTATTGCCTGGTGATCGCTGCGGTATGGCAAGCCTCGGGTTTTATCATGGCGATGTTCCTCGCCGGCCTGCGTGGCGTTGATCAATCGATCATCCGTGCCGCCCAGATCGATGGCGCGAGCATGCCGCGCATTTACCTGAAAGTGGTGTTGCCAAGCCTGCGCCCGGTGTTCTTCAGCGCCGTGATGATCCTGGCCCACATCGCGATCAAGAGTTTCGACCTGGTGGCGGCAATGACTGCCGGTGGTCCGGGTTACTCCTCCGACCTGCCTGCGATGTTCATGTATTCCTTCACCTTCAGTCGCGGCCAGATGGGCATGGGTTCGGCCAGTGCGATTCTGATGCTCGGTGCGATTCTCGCAATCATCGTGCCTTACCTGTACTCCGAGCTGAGGACCAAGCGTCATGACTAG
- a CDS encoding ABC transporter ATP-binding protein: MGRALARRPKIYLFDEPLSNLDAKLRVEMRTEMKLMHQRLKTTTVYVTHDQIEAMTLGDKVAVMKDGIIQQFGTPKDIYNNPANLFVASFIGSPPMNFIPLRLQRKDGRLVALLDSGQARCELPMGMQDAGLEDREVILGLRPEQIVLAGSEANGLPTIRAEVQVTEPTGPDTLVFVNLNETKVCCRLAPDVAPGVGETLTLQFDPSKVLLFDAKTGERLGVAGVPKAEASVGNIAQFKGR, encoded by the coding sequence ATGGGTCGTGCCCTGGCGCGGCGGCCGAAGATTTACCTGTTCGACGAACCGCTGTCCAACCTCGACGCCAAGCTGCGGGTCGAGATGCGTACCGAAATGAAACTGATGCACCAGCGCCTGAAAACCACCACGGTCTACGTGACCCACGACCAGATCGAAGCGATGACTCTGGGCGACAAAGTGGCAGTGATGAAGGACGGAATCATTCAGCAGTTCGGTACGCCGAAAGACATCTACAACAACCCGGCCAACCTGTTCGTGGCGAGCTTCATCGGTTCGCCGCCGATGAACTTCATCCCGCTGCGTTTGCAGCGCAAGGATGGTCGTCTGGTAGCGCTGCTCGACAGCGGCCAGGCCCGTTGCGAACTGCCAATGGGCATGCAAGACGCTGGGCTGGAAGATCGCGAAGTGATCCTCGGCTTGCGTCCGGAGCAGATCGTGCTGGCCGGCAGCGAAGCCAATGGTTTGCCGACCATTCGTGCCGAAGTCCAGGTGACTGAGCCGACCGGTCCGGACACCCTGGTGTTCGTCAATCTGAATGAAACCAAGGTCTGCTGCCGCTTGGCGCCAGACGTTGCGCCGGGTGTGGGCGAGACCCTGACCCTGCAATTTGATCCGTCGAAAGTGCTGTTGTTCGATGCCAAGACTGGGGAGCGCCTGGGGGTTGCCGGTGTGCCAAAAGCCGAAGCATCGGTAGGCAACATCGCACAGTTCAAGGGTCGCTGA
- a CDS encoding ABC transporter substrate-binding protein, which produces MNAISRLATVISLASLLPISAFPVSALAAESKGSVEVVHWWTSGGEKAAVDVLKAQVEKDGFTWKDGAVAGGGGATAMTVLKSRAVAGNPPGVAQIKGPDIQEWASTGLLDTDVLKDVSKSEKWDSLLDKKVSDTVKYNGDYVAVPVNIHRVNWLWINPEVFKKAGIEKAPTTLQEFYAAGDKLKAAGFIALAHGGQPWQDSTVFEAVVLSVMGVDGYKKALVDLDNAALTGPEMVKSLTELKKVATYMDVDGKGQDWNLEAAKVINGKAGMQIMGDWAKSEWTAAKKVAGKDYECVAFPGTDKAFTYNIDSLAVFKQKNAGTAAGQQDIAKVVLGENFQKVFSINKGSIPVRIDMLNDMAKYGFDSCAQTAAKDFLADAKSGGLQPSMAHNMATTLAVQGAFFDVVTNFINDPKADPADAAKKLGAAVKSAK; this is translated from the coding sequence ATGAATGCGATTTCTCGCCTCGCTACTGTCATTTCTCTTGCCTCATTGCTTCCTATCTCTGCATTCCCTGTCAGTGCGCTTGCCGCCGAATCCAAAGGTTCGGTAGAAGTCGTTCACTGGTGGACCTCCGGTGGCGAAAAAGCTGCCGTTGACGTGCTCAAAGCCCAAGTCGAAAAAGACGGTTTCACCTGGAAGGACGGCGCTGTCGCCGGTGGTGGCGGAGCTACGGCCATGACCGTGCTCAAGAGCCGCGCCGTTGCCGGTAACCCGCCGGGTGTCGCACAGATCAAAGGTCCAGACATCCAGGAATGGGCGTCTACCGGTCTGCTCGACACCGACGTCTTGAAAGACGTTTCCAAATCAGAGAAGTGGGACAGCCTGCTCGACAAGAAAGTCTCTGATACCGTGAAGTACAACGGCGACTACGTGGCCGTGCCGGTGAATATCCACCGCGTCAACTGGCTGTGGATCAACCCGGAAGTCTTCAAGAAAGCCGGCATCGAAAAAGCCCCAACCACCCTTCAGGAATTCTACGCAGCCGGCGACAAGCTGAAAGCAGCGGGCTTCATCGCGCTTGCCCACGGCGGCCAGCCTTGGCAGGACAGCACCGTGTTTGAAGCGGTGGTTCTTTCTGTCATGGGCGTCGACGGTTACAAGAAAGCCCTGGTCGACCTGGACAACGCTGCTCTGACCGGTCCTGAAATGGTCAAGTCGCTGACCGAGCTGAAGAAAGTCGCGACCTACATGGACGTCGACGGCAAAGGCCAGGACTGGAACCTGGAAGCGGCCAAAGTCATCAACGGCAAGGCCGGCATGCAGATCATGGGTGACTGGGCCAAGAGCGAGTGGACAGCGGCCAAGAAAGTCGCCGGCAAGGACTACGAGTGCGTAGCCTTCCCGGGCACCGACAAGGCATTCACCTACAACATCGACTCCCTGGCCGTGTTCAAGCAGAAAAACGCGGGCACTGCTGCCGGTCAGCAGGACATTGCCAAGGTCGTGCTGGGTGAGAACTTCCAGAAAGTCTTCAGCATCAACAAGGGCTCGATCCCGGTTCGAATCGACATGCTGAACGACATGGCCAAGTACGGCTTCGACTCCTGCGCCCAGACCGCTGCCAAGGACTTCCTGGCGGACGCCAAGTCCGGCGGCCTGCAGCCGAGCATGGCGCACAACATGGCGACCACGCTGGCGGTACAGGGTGCGTTCTTTGATGTCGTGACCAACTTCATCAACGACCCGAAAGCCGATCCGGCCGATGCTGCCAAGAAACTCGGCGCAGCGGTCAAGTCTGCCAAGTAA
- a CDS encoding D-hexose-6-phosphate mutarotase: protein MHEHPLQRFFKSLRERPVFAWERYQMRDVLVIDHPLCQAVFSRQGAQLLHFQPKGQKPWLWCAAKWPQVGAIRGGVPVCWPWFGRHPSENAWPSHGWARLIDWKLLDSSHDDDGVRLHWQLQLCDWTVDLHAHLGERMDLRLSTEHQDTLPCQLSQALHAYWRIGDVGEVALSGLDGAQGYDQLNRQVCHQEGELRVDGGCQRVFQHDGELQLKDHAWQRELCIDTGDHADTVVWHPGARPLLGVSWNEVLEFVCVEAASGGTDSLSLAPGERAHLSLQARVGV from the coding sequence ATGCATGAGCATCCGCTACAACGCTTCTTCAAATCCTTGCGCGAACGTCCGGTGTTTGCGTGGGAACGCTATCAGATGCGCGATGTGCTGGTGATCGATCATCCGCTGTGCCAGGCGGTGTTCAGTCGCCAGGGCGCGCAGTTGTTGCACTTTCAGCCAAAGGGGCAGAAACCCTGGTTATGGTGCGCAGCGAAATGGCCGCAGGTGGGTGCCATTCGGGGCGGCGTGCCGGTGTGCTGGCCGTGGTTTGGTCGTCATCCGAGCGAAAACGCCTGGCCGTCCCATGGTTGGGCGCGGCTGATTGACTGGAAGCTGCTCGACAGCAGTCATGACGACGATGGTGTGCGCCTGCATTGGCAATTGCAGCTGTGCGACTGGACGGTGGACCTGCATGCGCACCTGGGCGAACGCATGGATTTGCGCCTGAGCACTGAGCATCAAGACACCTTACCGTGCCAACTGAGTCAGGCATTGCATGCTTACTGGCGTATTGGTGACGTGGGTGAGGTAGCGCTGTCCGGGCTTGATGGGGCGCAAGGTTACGATCAGTTGAACCGCCAGGTTTGTCATCAGGAAGGCGAGTTGCGGGTCGACGGCGGCTGTCAGCGAGTGTTCCAGCATGACGGCGAATTGCAGCTCAAGGATCACGCCTGGCAGCGCGAATTGTGCATCGACACCGGTGACCATGCAGACACGGTGGTCTGGCATCCGGGGGCGCGGCCGTTGCTGGGAGTGAGCTGGAACGAGGTGTTGGAATTTGTCTGTGTGGAAGCGGCGAGTGGCGGGACCGACAGCCTGAGCCTGGCGCCGGGGGAGAGGGCGCATTTGAGTTTGCAGGCGCGGGTTGGGGTGTAG
- a CDS encoding carbohydrate porin yields MKKKNNAQLICQLSAVAAALTLAGSVHAADAFSADSKWMTGDWGGERTKLLEQGVDIKADYVGEVGGNLHGGYNNDKTARYADQFGLGVALDLQKLMGWDNTQAKIELTSRNGQNISNDRVGDPRAGTLSSSQEVYGRGHMVRLTQLWVQHQFLDGKLDVKAGYFGEGEDFNTFPCEFQNLAFCGSQAGNWATGIWYNWPVSQAALRVKYNITPELYAQIGAYNQNPSQLEHGNGFKLSGSGTAGTVLPVELVWSPKLNGLPGEYRVGYYKSTANANDVLKDSNGNDAATTGEAYRVHDSKHGYWGVIQQQLTTHNGDASRGLNVAANATFHDKDTNVVDNYQSLMFVYKGPFDARPKDDVGIGFARIHVNDDVKKNAELVNAADGATNYDDPLFSPLRSTEYNYEINYGFHVTNWLTVRPNLQYITHPGGVDEVDNALVAGLKIQSVF; encoded by the coding sequence ATGAAGAAGAAGAACAACGCTCAGCTTATCTGCCAGTTGTCTGCTGTTGCGGCGGCATTAACCCTGGCCGGTAGCGTTCACGCGGCTGACGCGTTCAGCGCCGATTCCAAGTGGATGACCGGTGACTGGGGTGGCGAGCGGACCAAGCTGCTTGAGCAGGGTGTCGACATCAAGGCTGACTACGTCGGTGAAGTGGGCGGCAACCTTCATGGCGGCTACAACAACGACAAGACCGCGCGTTACGCCGACCAGTTTGGCTTGGGCGTGGCGCTGGACCTGCAAAAACTGATGGGCTGGGATAACACCCAGGCCAAGATCGAGCTTACCAGCCGTAACGGTCAGAACATCTCCAATGACCGTGTGGGCGACCCGCGTGCCGGCACCTTGAGTTCCTCCCAGGAAGTCTACGGCCGTGGCCATATGGTCCGTCTGACCCAGTTGTGGGTTCAGCACCAGTTCCTCGACGGCAAGCTGGACGTCAAGGCCGGTTACTTCGGCGAAGGCGAAGACTTCAACACCTTCCCGTGCGAGTTCCAGAACCTGGCGTTCTGCGGTTCCCAGGCGGGGAACTGGGCGACCGGTATCTGGTACAACTGGCCAGTCAGCCAAGCCGCGCTGCGTGTGAAGTACAACATCACACCTGAGTTGTATGCGCAGATCGGTGCGTACAACCAGAACCCGTCGCAACTGGAACACGGCAACGGTTTCAAACTCAGCGGCAGTGGTACCGCGGGCACCGTGTTGCCGGTCGAATTGGTCTGGTCGCCGAAGCTCAACGGCCTGCCGGGTGAATACCGTGTGGGTTACTACAAGAGCACGGCCAACGCCAATGACGTTCTCAAGGACAGCAACGGCAATGACGCAGCGACCACCGGTGAAGCCTATCGCGTTCACGACAGCAAGCACGGCTACTGGGGCGTCATCCAACAGCAACTTACGACCCACAACGGCGACGCTTCCCGCGGTCTGAACGTTGCGGCCAACGCCACCTTCCACGACAAAGACACCAACGTCGTCGACAACTATCAGTCGCTGATGTTTGTCTACAAAGGTCCGTTTGATGCACGTCCAAAAGATGACGTCGGGATCGGTTTCGCCCGTATCCATGTCAACGATGACGTGAAGAAAAACGCCGAGTTGGTCAACGCCGCCGATGGTGCCACCAACTACGACGATCCGCTGTTCTCGCCGCTGCGTTCCACCGAATACAACTACGAGATCAACTACGGCTTCCACGTTACTAACTGGCTGACTGTGCGTCCTAACCTGCAATACATCACTCACCCGGGCGGTGTTGATGAAGTCGACAACGCGCTGGTGGCCGGTCTGAAAATTCAGTCGGTGTTCTAA